Proteins from a genomic interval of Sphingobacterium sp. SYP-B4668:
- a CDS encoding 3-keto-disaccharide hydrolase has product MKKTIICTSLVVGILSLAAIPRVIKTDNSLPNVQSSKGPWQDLIAGNSLQQWHCYLEASEIGWTVQNGILSTPGNKGDIVTNKEYHNFELELEWKIEKQGNSGIFIYVVEHPDNKYIYQTGPEFQIIDNLNYPFQLTEQQKTGALSDVISPKNAIPKPVGQWNKVRIVAHDNKVQHWLNNKLILNYTIGSDELATHISASKFANLPYAKTNKGRIGLQDHGDPVYYRNIRIREIN; this is encoded by the coding sequence ATGAAAAAAACAATCATTTGTACATCCCTCGTAGTAGGGATTCTATCATTAGCTGCTATCCCTAGGGTTATCAAAACAGACAACTCATTGCCAAATGTCCAATCCAGCAAAGGGCCGTGGCAAGATTTGATTGCTGGCAACTCACTTCAACAATGGCATTGTTATCTAGAAGCTAGCGAAATCGGTTGGACGGTACAAAATGGTATCCTCTCCACCCCTGGAAATAAAGGTGACATCGTGACCAACAAGGAGTATCACAACTTTGAACTAGAACTTGAGTGGAAGATTGAGAAACAAGGCAATAGTGGCATCTTTATATATGTCGTGGAGCACCCTGACAACAAATACATATATCAAACTGGTCCTGAATTTCAAATCATAGACAATTTGAACTATCCATTTCAGCTTACCGAACAACAAAAAACCGGAGCACTTTCGGATGTCATATCACCAAAGAATGCCATCCCCAAGCCCGTCGGTCAGTGGAACAAGGTACGGATTGTCGCGCATGACAATAAAGTCCAGCATTGGCTCAACAATAAACTGATTTTAAACTATACTATTGGTTCTGATGAGTTGGCTACACATATTTCAGCCAGCAAATTTGCGAATCTTCCCTATGCCAAGACCAATAAGGGGCGTATCGGACTTCAAGATCATGGTGATCCCGTATACTACCGGAATATCCGTATCCGAGAAATCAATTAA
- a CDS encoding DUF4091 domain-containing protein yields MIGNNMTPFNSNKNHIHLAFLSLLLTLCVHTSTLAQLASLEVYQELPDPHSRNLATWSNVTSGAHSGFVSTNQHFDRSSAPSQHDVQSQWSKTAWRGERVHTQGIIYTTRRLNDIQLIVSDLQKDQHAHISKEHVKANFVRYVMADDPKGLKQGCAISVKLDTALHADMIDPISSLSMEDSTSRPLWLSVDVPRHTPPGIYSGTLTIKAENYSRQHPFTITVLAHTLPEVQDWTFQLDLWQNPYSDARVYGVPLWSNEHFQAMRASYQMLRDAGQKVITTTLIHDPWSSQTYDVYGGMIKWIKQKDGSWTYDYRIFDKWVQFMMDIGIDQQISAYSMIPWTLKFQYYDEVSGQDQMFEAKPDSQAYATYWGSMLRDFARHLKSKGWFDITTIAMDERPEKDMQAAIKVIRDADSAFRISMAGNYHEELQADLVDYSVASTQTISSEVLQSRKEKGYITKFYTSCTEIFPNTYTSSDYAELNWMAWHALHKHYDGYLRWDYNNWNRDPFKDSRFGPFPAGDTYFVYPGARSSIRFERLREGIQDFEKVTFLRRQFKANGHLEDLKKLEDVIQAFTIQSLNGKNAHIALEKAQAILNSL; encoded by the coding sequence ATGATTGGAAATAATATGACGCCCTTCAATAGTAACAAAAATCATATCCATTTAGCCTTCCTAAGCTTGCTGCTAACACTTTGCGTGCACACCAGCACACTGGCTCAATTAGCCTCTCTTGAAGTGTACCAAGAGCTACCAGATCCCCATTCTAGGAATCTAGCTACTTGGAGTAATGTCACTTCTGGTGCCCATAGTGGTTTTGTATCTACCAACCAGCATTTTGATCGATCCTCTGCCCCAAGTCAGCATGATGTACAGTCACAGTGGTCCAAGACTGCTTGGCGAGGAGAACGTGTACACACCCAAGGGATTATCTATACCACTCGTCGACTGAACGATATACAACTAATAGTCAGCGACCTACAAAAAGACCAACACGCTCATATTTCCAAAGAGCATGTTAAAGCCAACTTTGTACGGTATGTCATGGCGGATGATCCCAAAGGACTCAAACAAGGCTGCGCAATCAGCGTTAAGTTGGATACGGCATTACATGCAGATATGATCGACCCTATTTCTAGCCTCTCCATGGAAGACTCTACCAGTCGCCCCCTCTGGCTAAGTGTAGATGTACCCCGTCATACCCCTCCAGGTATTTATTCAGGCACATTGACTATCAAAGCCGAGAACTACTCCCGTCAGCATCCCTTTACCATTACGGTACTGGCCCACACCCTACCCGAGGTTCAAGATTGGACGTTTCAACTTGATCTTTGGCAAAATCCCTATAGCGATGCTCGTGTATACGGTGTACCTTTATGGTCCAATGAACATTTCCAAGCGATGAGGGCCAGCTACCAGATGCTGCGTGATGCTGGTCAGAAGGTCATTACGACCACTTTAATTCACGATCCATGGAGCTCGCAGACCTATGACGTATACGGAGGAATGATCAAATGGATTAAACAAAAAGACGGTTCGTGGACTTATGACTACCGCATATTCGACAAGTGGGTGCAGTTCATGATGGATATTGGCATAGATCAACAAATCAGCGCCTACAGCATGATCCCCTGGACGCTCAAATTCCAATACTACGATGAAGTCTCTGGCCAGGATCAAATGTTCGAAGCCAAACCCGATAGCCAGGCATACGCCACATATTGGGGTAGTATGTTGCGTGACTTCGCTCGTCATCTCAAGTCCAAGGGATGGTTTGACATCACCACCATTGCAATGGATGAACGCCCTGAGAAAGATATGCAAGCTGCGATTAAGGTCATCAGGGACGCCGATTCGGCATTTCGAATTTCAATGGCCGGTAATTATCACGAAGAGTTACAGGCCGATTTGGTAGATTATAGTGTTGCCTCTACGCAGACCATCTCCTCTGAAGTCTTGCAGTCCAGAAAAGAGAAAGGCTACATTACCAAGTTTTATACTTCCTGTACCGAAATCTTTCCCAACACCTATACGTCATCCGATTATGCCGAACTCAACTGGATGGCTTGGCACGCCCTTCATAAGCATTATGATGGATACCTTCGATGGGATTACAACAATTGGAACCGAGATCCATTCAAAGATTCACGCTTTGGTCCTTTTCCAGCCGGGGATACCTATTTCGTTTATCCTGGAGCACGCAGTTCGATACGCTTCGAGCGCTTGCGTGAAGGCATCCAGGATTTTGAAAAAGTGACCTTTCTGCGACGCCAATTCAAAGCCAATGGCCATCTAGAAGACCTTAAAAAGCTAGAAGATGTTATCCAAGCTTTCACCATACAGTCTTTAAACGGCAAGAATGCTCATATTGCACTAGAAAAAGCGCAAGCCATTCTCAATAGCTTGTAG
- a CDS encoding RagB/SusD family nutrient uptake outer membrane protein, which translates to MEASDCQLFDSVQQDYQLALKKLMERYWRPFFLMVESTTQDQYASEDIVQEVLINIWRKRKQITIQLSKKVYLFACGRYQLFNKIQKRKAPEVDPSGGDNTVATDLLNSVRKLAFSDPAKLVVHTTLSNIYKERRFEFAWELFSRQDMIRFGTFLEAIPGPVGRRAIPATRLLYPIPRTSLDANPELDQNPGYQ; encoded by the coding sequence ATGGAAGCTTCAGATTGCCAACTTTTTGACTCGGTACAGCAAGACTATCAGCTGGCTTTAAAAAAGCTGATGGAGCGATATTGGCGGCCCTTTTTTTTGATGGTCGAATCCACTACACAAGACCAATATGCCAGTGAAGATATCGTCCAAGAGGTATTGATCAATATTTGGCGCAAACGGAAGCAGATTACCATTCAACTTTCTAAAAAGGTATATCTATTTGCTTGCGGGCGATATCAGCTTTTCAACAAAATTCAAAAACGAAAAGCTCCCGAGGTCGACCCTTCTGGAGGAGATAATACCGTCGCCACTGACCTCCTCAATAGCGTCCGTAAGCTCGCCTTTAGCGATCCTGCCAAACTTGTGGTCCACACTACACTCAGCAATATCTATAAGGAGCGTCGGTTTGAATTTGCGTGGGAGTTATTCAGTAGACAGGATATGATTCGCTTCGGGACTTTCTTGGAAGCCATCCCTGGTCCTGTAGGCAGAAGGGCTATTCCCGCAACTCGGCTACTGTATCCTATCCCACGAACTTCATTAGATGCCAATCCCGAATTAGATCAAAATCCCGGTTACCAATAA
- a CDS encoding DinB family protein, which yields MQTEMLTHTLTGQTHDILSQVQKIKLLHNDLLTWRANKDSWNILECLEHLNRYGNYYLPAIEQKILSSSSQHDPIFKSGLLGGYFAKSMLPKKKLNKMKTFSDKNPLHAPLEVTVIDRFMAQQIQLLDLLDKSKHVSWNKVKIETSISRFIKLKLGDTFQFYINHMLRHMQQIENIQVKYLS from the coding sequence ATGCAAACGGAAATGTTAACCCACACACTCACTGGACAGACACACGATATTCTCTCCCAGGTTCAAAAAATCAAATTATTGCATAACGACCTACTGACGTGGCGGGCGAATAAAGATTCTTGGAATATTCTGGAATGTTTAGAACATCTCAATCGATATGGGAACTATTATCTGCCCGCCATAGAGCAGAAAATACTCTCCTCCTCTAGCCAACATGATCCCATTTTCAAAAGTGGTTTACTAGGAGGCTATTTTGCAAAAAGTATGCTACCTAAGAAAAAACTCAATAAGATGAAAACCTTTTCTGATAAAAATCCCTTACATGCGCCCCTAGAGGTGACGGTGATTGACAGGTTCATGGCCCAACAAATCCAATTATTGGACCTATTAGACAAATCGAAGCACGTCAGTTGGAACAAAGTAAAAATAGAAACCTCTATTTCGAGGTTCATCAAGTTGAAGTTAGGCGATACCTTTCAGTTTTACATAAACCACATGCTAAGACATATGCAACAGATTGAAAATATACAGGTCAAATACCTATCTTAA
- a CDS encoding GNAT family N-acetyltransferase — protein MENTTHPNIIIETERLILREILPTDVDGMFELDSDPDVHLYLGNQPVHHQSEIKDVIEFIRRQYVDNGIGRWAIIEKKTNAFVGWAGLKYITEQTNHHIHYYDLGYRLIKRYWGQGIAPEAAKSVLDYAFDKMELTEVYAMADCNNDGSNHILQKLGFQLIERFDDEGVAHNWYRIIKQQRP, from the coding sequence ATGGAAAATACAACACATCCCAATATCATTATAGAGACGGAGCGGCTAATTTTAAGGGAAATCCTGCCTACTGATGTAGACGGCATGTTTGAGTTGGACTCCGATCCCGACGTCCATCTTTATCTGGGCAATCAGCCGGTCCATCATCAAAGTGAAATTAAGGATGTAATCGAATTTATTCGGCGACAATATGTTGACAATGGAATTGGTCGTTGGGCGATTATAGAAAAAAAAACCAATGCTTTCGTGGGTTGGGCTGGGCTCAAATATATCACCGAGCAGACCAACCATCACATCCATTACTATGACCTTGGGTACAGGCTTATCAAAAGATATTGGGGTCAGGGGATTGCACCAGAAGCAGCCAAAAGCGTATTGGATTATGCCTTCGATAAGATGGAGCTGACCGAAGTCTATGCTATGGCAGACTGTAACAATGACGGCTCCAATCATATCCTGCAAAAACTAGGTTTTCAATTAATAGAACGCTTTGATGATGAGGGAGTAGCGCACAACTGGTACCGGATCATCAAGCAACAGAGGCCGTGA
- a CDS encoding Crp/Fnr family transcriptional regulator — MKEIMALSDKIVTLKRNEFLKTSGSVDTNVYYIESGSLRISIFNDDSEQTIRLGYKGNLIVALDSFITGAPSHLAIQALKKSSIRVISKYQINAFLQTESNRILWSTLLESLIVQQFEREIDLLTESPLQRYKRVLQRSPQLFQEIPNKHIANYLRMSPETLSRLKKS, encoded by the coding sequence ATGAAAGAGATTATGGCACTTTCGGATAAGATAGTAACCCTCAAAAGGAATGAATTCTTGAAAACCAGCGGAAGTGTAGATACAAATGTATATTATATCGAAAGCGGCAGTTTGCGCATATCCATATTCAATGATGACAGCGAGCAAACCATACGGTTGGGATACAAGGGCAATCTCATTGTTGCCTTGGATTCATTTATCACAGGAGCACCTTCCCACCTCGCTATTCAAGCCCTAAAGAAAAGCAGTATTCGAGTCATCTCCAAATATCAGATTAATGCTTTTTTACAGACCGAATCCAATAGAATCCTATGGTCAACACTATTAGAAAGCCTCATTGTCCAACAGTTCGAGCGCGAAATCGATCTATTGACAGAGTCTCCGCTACAACGCTATAAAAGGGTACTACAAAGAAGTCCGCAATTGTTTCAAGAGATACCCAACAAACACATTGCCAACTATCTACGTATGAGCCCGGAGACCCTATCTAGGTTAAAAAAATCTTGA
- a CDS encoding RagB/SusD family nutrient uptake outer membrane protein: protein MRLYTILTSSLIALLFMSCENKLDLTNPNSVTSETFWKTETDFKLAIASCYTPLKNWNGGYYGTRGLMTRISRADDIEFRNDINEIYAMHRFTNDSYNAVAQNIFYQFYNAIYRANSILTELDNANLSDDFKNMVRGEALFIRGMYFFQLAKEFGDVPLRLSPSQDPTTFPLAKSSQADVYAQAAKDFIAAADILPLTNDKGKPTKGTSYAYLGKLYVYTEQWQEAKKVLEPLTKAPYTYRLVDDYAWNFDELHEHNSESIFEILYEPVGGTNQWDNGETANSAQSTTIAVEYAAGSVGGWFEAQPTKKMMNIFWKEKAANGDFDYRAKTSVAWDYPGCMYYQRPIQQVLNATEIKQYWILKSQNSATRTEEVESLPSYINERAMRFADVLLLLAECELESGTASDAIPYIDQIRTRGGNLLPYAGPNTAIAIKNELMHQRAIEFFKEGERFYDLRRWGLLETELKNQDPIRFANFNKRHYYLPIPAKEIQTNPLITQNNDWK, encoded by the coding sequence ATGAGACTATATACAATATTAACTTCATCTCTGATTGCACTGCTATTCATGAGCTGTGAGAATAAACTAGATTTGACCAACCCCAATAGTGTGACAAGTGAAACTTTCTGGAAAACCGAAACTGATTTTAAACTTGCTATTGCATCATGCTATACCCCATTAAAGAATTGGAACGGGGGTTACTATGGTACCCGAGGGCTGATGACGCGCATCTCCCGAGCCGATGACATCGAGTTCAGGAATGACATCAATGAAATATATGCCATGCATCGTTTCACCAATGACTCCTACAATGCTGTAGCACAAAACATCTTTTATCAATTTTACAATGCCATCTATAGGGCCAATTCCATTCTCACCGAATTGGACAATGCTAACTTATCTGATGATTTCAAGAATATGGTACGTGGAGAGGCCTTGTTCATCCGAGGTATGTATTTCTTTCAACTCGCTAAAGAATTTGGTGATGTGCCTTTGCGCCTTAGCCCGTCTCAGGATCCCACTACGTTTCCACTAGCCAAATCTTCCCAAGCAGATGTTTACGCCCAAGCGGCAAAAGACTTTATAGCTGCAGCTGATATCCTCCCCCTGACTAACGACAAAGGGAAGCCCACCAAGGGTACCTCCTACGCCTATCTAGGCAAATTATATGTCTATACCGAACAATGGCAAGAGGCCAAGAAAGTGCTTGAACCACTCACCAAAGCTCCTTATACCTATAGACTTGTCGATGATTACGCATGGAATTTTGATGAACTGCACGAACACAATAGTGAGAGTATTTTTGAAATATTGTATGAACCTGTGGGCGGAACCAATCAATGGGACAATGGCGAGACGGCCAATTCAGCCCAATCGACCACCATCGCTGTTGAGTATGCAGCCGGTAGCGTAGGGGGATGGTTTGAAGCCCAACCTACCAAAAAGATGATGAATATCTTTTGGAAAGAAAAGGCAGCCAATGGCGACTTCGATTACCGAGCCAAGACTTCCGTTGCATGGGATTACCCTGGCTGTATGTACTATCAAAGACCTATACAACAGGTGCTCAATGCAACCGAAATCAAGCAGTATTGGATCTTGAAGTCGCAAAATTCTGCCACGCGCACCGAAGAGGTCGAGTCCCTTCCTTCTTACATTAATGAGCGCGCTATGCGTTTTGCAGACGTACTCTTACTGCTGGCAGAGTGTGAATTGGAGAGCGGTACAGCTTCCGATGCCATTCCCTATATCGATCAGATCAGAACACGAGGAGGTAACCTGCTACCTTACGCCGGCCCCAATACCGCAATAGCGATCAAAAATGAGCTCATGCATCAGCGCGCTATCGAGTTTTTCAAAGAAGGAGAGCGCTTTTATGACCTACGTCGTTGGGGATTATTGGAGACTGAACTTAAGAATCAGGACCCTATACGATTTGCCAATTTTAATAAAAGACACTACTACCTACCTATTCCGGCCAAAGAGATCCAGACAAATCCATTAATTACCCAAAATAATGATTGGAAATAA